In the genome of Lactuca sativa cultivar Salinas chromosome 3, Lsat_Salinas_v11, whole genome shotgun sequence, the window TAATCAAGCAACTTCCGCAAGGTTTTCAAATCTGAGACAAGCTGCTTAGTCTTCTTCCCCAATGTATGCCAGATTGGATCTAGTTGCCGCCTTACAATCTCATCAAATGACTTGAACAAGCCATTCTCCACAGTCAAATCCTCCACGTCAACCTTGTTAGTCTTCCTCATCTCCTTCAAACAAGCATCCATGACCTCAATCACAGCTTTCTGAATACCCACCATGTAAGCAGACATGGGGACCCTGATGTCCACTACTTCTGGTGGATCCCTCTCTAGTTCTTCTGATACATATACCTGAGAGAGTACATCAGAGATTACAATTGAACTAATGACAATTgggataaatgttttttttttgtatattgaaAGCTTAAACCAAAACTCCAAAAGTATATTTTTGTAGTTTGAAATATGGAAAAACAAAATGGTTTTGACAACAAAAACGAGCGACTATCAGTTGAAAACACAATGGCTAATCAGAAATTCCAAACATCACAAACTCAACTACTTCCATACCTGAAACCTGGGCCACAGATGGAGTTTCCTGAGAAACAAGCATTTGAGTGTTCTCTCGGCCTTGGCAAATCCAGAGACCATAGCGTGGGGCTTATCCGAAAACGCACGAACATAAAGATTCTTATTCGACGACCTAAGAATTCTGACAATGAAAGCCTCAGTACAAGTTTCTGATAAAGAATGTGCATTGAGGAGGATGATCCCAGCCACGGCAGATGTAGGAAGGCGGCGAGTGAGGAGGTCAACGATGAGGATACGAGAAGTGATGAAGAAGGCGTTGCCGGAGGAGTAGAGAGAAAGGCGATGATGTGAGGGGAGGTCAGAAGTGATCTCGGACGGAGAATTGGTGATTTCgttgttagggttagggtttagggaggTGAGGATTGAATGCTTCTGGGAAGGGGATGCAGAGAGGATGAGAAGAGTGCCTTCGGAAGTGTCGTGCAGGTGGAGAAAACCGGCAATAAGTTTGTGGAGAGCAAGCCCGGAAGAGATAACGACTAGGCCGCCGCCGGCGGTGGGTTCTTCAAGGAGATCGGCGATTATGTGTTCGTGAAACTGGACCATTTTCTTCTTTCGTTTGCCGGTGAAAGTTGAAACGCAGGTTAATTTATACGGAGGAAAAAGTGATACATAGATTTcgtaaactgcaaatttggtacCTGTGGTTTACTATTTTTCGTGAATATGTTAAAAAAATTACAAGGAGGTCTAAAAGTAAAAACATATAATGTTACTCGAATTGAAGATTTATTTATATAGAATAAATATGACAATTCGGTCCACCTTTTGTGTGGTTAGTTGGTTACTATTATAAATCAAGCAtagtataaaaataaaaataaaaacatgacCATTTTAATGAATAGCTTTTATTTCTTCCTTTAATAAGATTATGTTATTAACATTTTACATAAATATTATTTGCTTGATTCTGTACAAGTCGCATTGTGACTATATATCAAAACTATAATGTAGAATAATATTGTGTTTATATAACTAGTCAAATGAGTAATGATATGTTAAACTAGAATCCCAAAATTGGAATAATAACATCCTGAgagtttttaatataaaaaatacatttaAATATCGATATCTAGAGTTCTACACCTtcaaatacaaaaaaatacaacCGTATAGAACTAAACAAAATCGGATATATTGGATTAAATTGGGTGTTACAAAATCCCTACTAACATTTATAGGATGTGATATAGCCAAGAACATAGAAAACCCTCGACTCGAAACTAGAGACATTGTCAACTGTTATCGTTGCTACTGCTGCTAAAGATGTTAGTAGTGAAAGCAATTGCGATACTATGAAGAAGAACAATGTCACGACAGCAATAATAGATACAAAAAAGAGATTGACTTCATTCTCGTTGAATCTGAAAGGAAGGAAAATATTTATTAGATGTGCTAGAATGTATATGAAGCAGATACAAAAACCCATCTTTTTTGCTCCCCTAGTGAAATCAGCAGTAGAAAAATAAATTCCCCTCACAGTGGTCTAAAAAGACGTATTTAACTTCTTTATAAATTATACAGATGTAATGTGAAGAGTGGTTTATATAGCTAAGGAATCAACCACGAGGCTTCCATGGGAAGTTTTAAATAAGCTGGTTTCAACACGAGTGCTTTAGGTATCTTGTTGGTAACAAAAGTAACCCTTTAAATATCTTGCTGGTAACAAAAGTAACCCTTTAAGTATCTTGTTAGTAGCAAAGGTAGCCCTTATGCTTTAACGTGGGCTACTTTCCGTTAGTAGCAAAGTCAATCCTAACTTTTTCTAGCTGCCGACAAAGTATAGTTTTTATTTGTGTCGAAAGGAAACTATTGATATACCTTTGAAAATTAAAATGTTTATCGAACTCTCACTAATTATCATCTTTTTGTACGATTATAAAGTTAACATGTGCGTCGATCTCTTTGTTGAACAAATAGATAAAACCTCAACTCTTGTAAACTAATGAAGCAAATATATAATAAAGAAAGGAATAAAATATAAGTCAAAATTATAGAAATTGTTAGGCCTTGATCGAAACCTTGTTAAACTTTCGAACCGAAAAGGACACGGGTTTTTCTAAGACGGATACGTTAATGTTGTTCCAAACATCTGGGATTGTGGGAAGTGTCGCAATTTTCTCTGCAATTTCCATATCTTCCGGAAGAACTTGTCCGAAAACCGTGTACGACTTTTTCCATTCTTCATGATTCGCTAAACTTATAAAAAAATCGGGACCCGAACCGATCCATGCAACCGAACCCCTTTGGATAATGGGACATTCTTCGGTTGGTATTTTGTTGAAAATAACTCCTTCGGCTTCAAGTGATCCTTGAATCAATGCAAATGGAGGTCCGAATGAAGCCTGAGAAAGAGGATGATtagatttatttgtttattatagcatcctgcGAATGTTTCTTCTTACTACAGtattgaaaaatctacccaattatagcaatgtcatccTATAACCCAGGAGATTATGGGATTGACTTAATATGAAAAGAGAAAAAAGTAGAGTGTTATAATTGGGTAGagttttcaaaatacaatgtcttaataagaaaaaaatatatattgaaatCGAAAAGTATAGAGAAATGTTACCGATTTCAAGTGATGTCCTTTTGAATTCCAAGATTGGCCACGACCTTCAGCTCGATAAAATTGGCAACCGACACAATGACGCATTGTCAGCAACTCAAGAATGTACATAACTGAACGTGGAGCACATTCGGGGAGAAGCTGCATCAAACCATGTATTTTATTTTAGAATCacgcaaaaaaataaaaaagatgtattttgacttttgaggtcaaaCATACCGAGTTTGACCTCAAAAGTCAATGTTGCTAATAAGTGGCATCATGAGATGCAAAATTTGAAAGGTTTTTTACAGTCTCCACTTACTTTTATGCGAAGAACACCATATTTTGTTTCCATTTTCACAATGCCCTGCAATgaagaaaataaagaaaagtaaagtCAGCACATTTCATTAATCATAGGAAGCCGATTCTAAAAAGATTCACAAGGAATAAAACTTTGGTTGTGtaatttcaaatcaaaatttgaaaatatatAGGGCATCCAGTAAAGCAATGCAGTTTTCAACTTTAGTAGTGATATATTTTGATATCAAGAAATCTTATAAACAATTTTGGATCTGAAAACTCATAGATTAgacctcaaaagtcaaaagtcaaaaatccaGCATTCTCATTTTGTATCAAAAGGATCATGGAAATCAATGCTTAGGCAATTGACAGATTTACCCTTTTGGGAACACAATCTATACATTAGCCAGTTATTCTACAGTAAGAGATTAGATTACCAATGTGGCAATGTGTTACATTACCTCGCCTTTTCCAAAAATAAGGCCAGAAGTCCAGATGGTGTTTTCTCCTGCTTCTTGCCTATCAGGAGCCATAGGATCCTTCTGTTTCTTCAACCAACACTATATTATGTACAAACCAAGTGTATTAATTAGTTTCAAAGATCACAAAAGTGATAAAACAGATTTTTTCAAATGTTATTTGCCAAATCCCAACAGGATTCTATTCGATAAGGCCTTTTAACATTTCAAATACGCAAGATTCCTATTTTggatcaaaattttcaaatggaTTGAGTTATCATACCTATCAAACTAAGCAATGTCCATTCTCACAATACTATTGTTTGATTTATAGAAACCTAAAGATCAAATCTTGAACTTTAAAGTATGAATCAACACAAACGTTAATgctaaaacaaagaccaaatTCAGCCTTTTCCTAAATGGGGTTAAGAAATTCTAACTTGCTAGTTTTTTAAGACACTAACAGAATCAcagtttaattgaataataatctCAATTCTCAAAAGTCAATGATCGAAAAGTCAAAATTGCAACCTACCTCGCCGAATTTTGACCCGCAAGCATCAGGGTTGCCGCAGAACACCCAAGAATCACACAGACAAGGCCCATCATTGACATTACACATCGCCTTACAAGCATTACAGCACTCAATTGACGAATTGAACTTGTGATCCGAACCCCACTTCACAGCAGCACCCCACAACTCAAAGTTAGCAATTCCTCTGCAACAGCCACCATCGTTTTCTTCCACTTCCATAGATTCAACTTCTGGAATTAATGAAAATTTGGCGTCTTCATTGGGTCTTAAAATCGAAGACATGAACATATACACAAGAGAGCAAGAGAAAAGACCCATTACGAGGAGGATCAGTGAGACCCAACGCGTTGGTTCAGAATCGATCTGCCTCCGACCCATTAGGGTTTGATCAGTGAGAAACAAAACCCAGCAAAGATTTCAATTGATTTTGGGTTTATATTGTGGGTTTGGAGTCAATTTGGCGGAGGACGAAAAAACTTTGACCAAAAAAGGGGAAAACGACTCTGTTTCATAAAATTCTTGTACATTGGAGAGTATATGCAGAGATATGGAGGATTCTGATGCCAAATTAATTAATTTAGTCAGAAATTGAGGCACGATGTTGTCTGATCCTGATTAAATTAAGGTGTAAATTAATGGGAAAAAGGAATCGCAAGAACCTAACACGAATTGGTCAATGAAGCTTTTTGAGTTGCTAGTGACATGTTTGCTACAAGAAAACAATTTGATCATCAATGATCTATTTATAGCTATTTGACAGATTGCCCATGTGCTTACATCGTCTATATATGGAGGTGTTGAAAATCATCCCATGCTTTGAAAAAGGTTGTTTTGCACGGATTCTTTCATTTGTTAGTTTTGAAAGATCTGATTATAAGTTGATTGAATGGACGTTTGTATATTGGCACCTAATTCAGGAAAACTATTTATTAGTTCTTCGATAATCATGTAATGTTAACATCAAGATTAACACATTCAATTTGTAACGTAATGTTTTATCACAAATGAGTCCAACCTtaatattaaaaaacaaacataaatgGTAATTTTAAGCACCAATAGTGTTTCTACTCCGATCGTATACTAAAACATCAAATGCTAAGGTACGGGGGATTTTAATTGCACCATAGAGAAAACCATTTAAGTAAGTCGAAACCACCTATGTcgaatatataaacaattattaAAAAATTGATTTGGTATCCTAACAATCGGTTTAGGCGTTGCATACAATTTCAATACTTCCTacacctttttattttttttaaactcctttaacttatatataagttttaaaacacaccctcttattttttattttcatttctaaaTCCAACAACTTGATTATTtatttgaatatataaataaaaatatatgtcGCTAATCTTAAAATTTATATAGGATAAGTTTAAACTGATAATcttaaatatatttcaaaacccATTGATACGAGTGTATATTCACATCCAGCTCTTGTCTTGATCACTAGaacaacctgaaaaacatttgtaAACTACGGGTAAACATAAAACTTAATAAGTTCCTGTGACAATTTAAATTTTGAGTCAGCAAAAACAATtaagtcaacaaaattcaaacaactaaaataaaacattttacacCTTTGCATTTGGAGttacaaaaattaactaaaaaaattaataattcaataatataatatttattatgatataaatattatttattaaaaactatatgtagtgatatataataattcaaaaaaaattaattattccaacaaaaaaaataaacgaaatcaactaaaataaattaataatacaataaaagaatatatattaatatataatagtatatattaaaaataatatctattaatatataatacttcaataaaataaaaaagaatgtatgcaaaaatggtccttatagtatggtaaaagacaaaattgcGAAAATGGTCCTTGgaggtaaaattgtcattttaaggaAGTTAACAACAAACTAACGGATGAGGGACCAAAAGTACAACAAAAATTGTTGAAAATGACTATATCTGCAACTTTTCAAACTTTTGGACCGTAACCACATAAAATaagaaaccacatggaccattttttgcagttctctctctctctctctctctctctctctctatatatatatatatatatatatatatatataattgaataaCAAGGGTTGAAAgtaatttttcaaaataaaaaaaggaTATAAATTGAAAATAAGTTATAACTAGAAGGGATAATGATGTAAAAGGTATTTAATAAGGAGTATTTGATAAAATGATTGTTTCCGTTAAATACCATtcctaaataaaaaaaactaggaAGAGTCCCGCTTTGCAGGGTTGGATCTGCCAGAAAAATCTGCCAAGGGTCAAAATGTCAATTTAAGTTTCTGCAAAGACATTAATTTGGTTTGCAAATGGGCAAAAAAGAAAATTTACAGAATTTCATGGTTGATAAAAGATCTAAAGACCAAACAAACCCATTCTACTcagataaaatacttaaaaaaacaacaaaatgcaATGAATTGACAATCCTGAATGGTAACTTTCGTAATTAAACCAAACACTGCTACAATTTAACTTGCATGAGCTTGTTAATTGTCCTGAATGGTAATTTTCATAATTAAACATTCGAAATTATTCATGAAGCATGGGTCGGTGTATTCCAATTTTTGTATGGGCAAGTGAGTTTGTTGTGTTATTCACTCCGTTTTCTGATATCATACCTTACGAAATACAGTAATAAAAGATATATCAAATACGTAGATAAGTGAAATCCTTGATCATAATTGGTTGTGGAAAACGTTAATGATCGGAATTGGCTTGACTGCGAAAATTGTCATGAATGCGCATTATGGTTTCCTTAAtaaagccatatatatatatatatatatatatatatatatatatatatatatatatatatatatatatatatatatatatatactagaaaagTTTGAGGCCCGTGCTTCCATGAAAAGTAATTTGGATATTTTTTTTTACAGTTGTCTAAAGTATATTGTactaataaacaaaaaaaattataatgttcTAGTATCTTGCTTGAATCATCTACACACCAGCCATCAAAGGAGCAAAGATGAACTATGAGTTTGTTAACAAGAGTCTTCGCGTGTCAAGAACCATAAGAAAAAGATCAAGTAAACAATAAATTAGAAAATGTATTGTTTGATTTAGAATTATACAAGTACAAATTTTATTCATCGTAAACTTGGTATGCATTTTGTTATAGAAAAGCAATTACCAACCATTCCTTTCGTTgcataacacaaatatgctttGTGATTGTTTGAATTAACATGACCCTCTTTACTAAACACCTCATGTAAATTAGGTGATATAAATAGTGAAACAATAATAAGTCAATAATCATGTGATTCGACATAACCTGAAACACTACAAGATTAAGATACAAAATGAATGGCCAGATTCATATGCCTAAAAAAGTGGAAATTATATAATTTGCAAAAATGAGTAGTTTTGTAGAACTGTGGAAACATAAATACAAATAGTTTCCACAATTGATCATTACTGAAAAGTGAAGGACACCAAATTGTAAATAAATTGAAATCCCCCCTTCTAATCACACATAAGGCCTGTTTTTATAACCTAGAAGGACAAAAATTGTCATTTAAAAAAATAACCAAGAATCATCAGGTTTTGTCCAAGGTGTAAGGGTCATTTTAGAAAATCTATAGGTAAGTAGTTAGATCTACCTGTTTTGCATGATATAAATACCGTACACCAACAAAAATGTTTGGCAAAATAACAGTTATCCTCGGTAATTACGATACCTtaataagagaaaaaaaaaaatgaaagtatagTGCTAATGGGTAggttttttcaaagtacaataccTTAATGTGATTCATTTTTACTATCGCTTCTTCATTAACAAAGACAATCATTTACACCACCTCCTCGAGACATTATACATAATGTACCTTTTAACTATTTAAAGTTGAAATTTATAGAACAAAAAACTTCTTAAGATGTGAAAAAAGAACATTTTTTGCTACCACCAAAACTATGCATAATCTACCCTCACCATCATCATCTAGTATTACAAACTTTTTTCTTGTCTTTTCTTTTTGAGTCTTGAAGCATGAGGATTTTAACCATGGAATAGTTTTAGCCAGTTATGTATAATGTGTATTTCCCAGAAATGAGTTGGAATTACCGTTACCTTCTAAGTATTACTATCAAGGGGTTGACCAAGTTCAGTCAAAAAAATGTTGCAAACTCCTGCCAGAAGATAGAATATTTGTGTTAATGTGATTGTTTAGAagtcaaaattcaaaaaataaatatgtatttttaactAATTACACCTATAAATGCTTACAGACATTTTAGGCATTGTAGTCAGCTGTTGATGTTtcgaaaacacacacacaaaaaaaagatAGTCAAAATTGAATGCATTTTAATTAACAAATAACTTGACCTAGTGTTGCATAATGTTTATCATGTTATTTCACTGATACAGAAAATCTGGAACATGAAACCGAAAAATAGCAACGGACTTGACTGTTAATTTGTACACATAGGGTGTTTCAGCTACCTAATGCATGGCTTAAAATAAGGACTAATGAGTGAAACTTTGTTCATATGATACCAATACAGTCTTTATACCTCTTACGTTGTAAGTTAAAGTCCTTTAAAAGAGACAAATTACATTTTTTGtagtttctattttaataaacACGCATTCAAAATCAATATTTAAGAGCTTATAGTAGTATAAGCCTATAATCACCAATAAGTAGAGCTACACTTTAGGTAACATGTctcttattttattatatacCGGTAACATACTCTTTAACGACTTatttaaagaaatgtttttttaCTTGGAAACAGCCTATAATTAGAATGAAGAagaaacaattaaaataataattacaaAAATCCAATCCTCTATTTCTCCTGTGGAAACAAAATAGTGTAAAACATAGCAAAAAAACAAAGGATGCAAAAACGAAAAGAACACCTCCCTAAATAATTTTCCAACACATAAAAATGATGTGAAAACCAAATTTGGTAAGCCATGTAAGAATTACCTCCTAAAAACAATGAACAATGAGTTTGCAAGGGTTTCTGTCGATGATTATCTTCTTTAATTTCCCATGGTATTAGAAGAAAATTGGGAGCATGAATCAACCAACTACTAATTAAGcctaaatttaatataaaaagaTTCAACAAAAAAGTAcccctatatctaaactaatacaTCTCAAAAAGCACAAGATAGCAAGGACATGTACTTACATGTTTGTAGACTTTTGGATCCCTTCACCTGAAGATTATTACATTCATCCTTGCAGCTTTTATAATTTAGTACCCCATTTTAAGACTCTCATTGTGTTTCTTGATAACCACAGCTTTAAATCAGACACCTCTAATGCAACCATCTTGAGATAATTAAGGTTCTTTGACGGTGATTTCCCTGAGTATCTTAcccaaacacattttaagaaTCAAATTAAGTAGTTTCCAAAATTTCTCAATACAATTGCATAATGACCTTTTACGATTTTCTTCAATTACCAAATGATCAGAAAGCTTCATTGTACAAAACTGATACAATTTTTTGAATAAAACTTCTAGATTTTAACACCGCCTcttaccattcttcgtcaaataCTTCATTAGATTAATGCAACATGTTCAGAGTGAACGACATGTGTAGAGAAACATGAAGAGAATTAGAGACGGAGACCAAGAATATAAATTTGCATCTTTATTGTCTTACAGGGCCCATTCTGTGATTTGTATCACGTtcagaattttgttaaaattaaatataaaaagttCATGAAACTAATGAGAATTAAGCGAAACATGAAAAGGAAAGTGAAAAGTCTGATAAAAATGATGAAGGCAATTATGCCTACttaaagatcaagaaggttgaaattcaaagtcaacatggtcagaagtTAATTATTCATATAAATTGAGAAGGTTTAACTGTAAAGTCGAATTACCTGGGGAAAAGAGAGTAAATTCCGTGAACAAGAGTTTTCTCTGCTTTGGTATTCACAATTTTAAGGGTTTCAACAATCACAAATCatgaaattaaaattaaatcaaaTTAGGGTTCATGTAGATGATGAACGTGTAATTATACACATACCAGGAGCAAACATAGTGCCATCAGAAGGGACGCCATTGGAAGTCTTCACCGCCTAGATTGTTTCAGCGATAATTTCAAAGCGGTTGTTGATCGTCGCCAGAAGAAGAACTATCTGTGGTCAATTTCCAAAGATTTTTGAATCAGAATAGACATAATCGGGAAGAGGGGCGACATGACGACGCATAAGAGAAAGAGAAAATGGGAAGTGCATTGGTTCGTCAAGTGCATGAAAATCGCCCATGATTGCTGAGAAAAACGCTTGGAAGTAACGTCTCCCAACATGTGTGACGAtccaaaagaacaaaaaaaaaaaaaaaaaatcagagatTACACGAACCGGACACATGCTCTCTTGAATCGACTTAGATGGTCATGGCATCGTTTTGGAGGTACATTACGTGGCGGAAAGAAAACCCAATAAATCTGATTTTAGCGGCAGGAGAAAAATAgggcgtttatatatatatatatatatatatatatatatatatatatatatatatatatatatatatatatatatatatatatatatatatatatatatatatatatatatatatatatacactaggtaTGTTTAAGGCCCATGCTAAGCACGCGCATGacgggtattttaggtatttcttGAAATAATCATAAGATCACAATGAGAAACAATCCTCAAAAAATATTGAAATGCTCTTTCTTGAATTTTATATAAGACAAATAGCAATGAACTTTCATTCCTACTTGTTTCATATTGATTCTATCAATTAAAAAAACACAAGAACAATGCTATTATTGGTAAACAGATAGAAGTGCATTGTTATTATGGGTAAAAAAGAAAGCTTACAATCATTGATTTATAGAGCTTCTTTAAAGAAAGGTTAAAACCTTCGACATTCGATTCAAATAGTTATTTTGAGGCCCGTGCTAAGGAAACCAATCTTCCTTTCTAGTTATATACAAAATTTTAAGATATTGAATATGAATCACATAGTCAAATACACTACACATGAATTATTAGCACAGAAATTGCCCAATTAGACTGCTTTTTTCATGGCAGACAATCAAATAACTTTCGTTAAGTTTAAACATGAAAAAAGAAACATGAAAACAAATTATGATGAAGTAGCCGTCACTGGTATATACACCAATTAGATCATGGATCGACTAAACTGCCAAATACAAATGATTTGTCCGGAGAGCACCGAAATATatgattttgtaaatattttttaattattcaaataaataaaatatgcaGATGTATCCCTCTCACAGAAATTTGATCGTTCTACATCTAATCCAACTTCCAACATATAGGAATATGAGCTCCAAATCCCAAATCTTGAATCCACATCTTGAATATAAATCCGATTAGAAAAAAGGAAATTGGGAAAAGGGACGATACAgaagaattttaaaaaaaaaaaaaacaactggGATTATAAATATATCAGGGATTATACCGTAATCATTTCATAATTATATTTTCAAAATTGATTATTGAACCAATAATGGATGAAGGGTATTTGGTAAATATATATAagtgtaaaaataaaaataaaaattacatcttTTTGGGTTTGTTAAAAGCAAAAGGAGAAGCAGAATATATGTAATGCTCTTTGTACTTATAACCAACATATAGGAATGATGATGCAACTGTGAAATATAAGCAATTCTTATTAGTCTTTTTGCATTTTGTCATTGATATCGAATCATGGAAACCTTAGAAATCTATTTATTCATATTGTGTCTTTACACCAATATGAGTTCAAA includes:
- the LOC111907386 gene encoding uncharacterized protein LOC111907386, producing the protein MGRRQIDSEPTRWVSLILLVMGLFSCSLVYMFMSSILRPNEDAKFSLIPEVESMEVEENDGGCCRGIANFELWGAAVKWGSDHKFNSSIECCNACKAMCNVNDGPCLCDSWVFCGNPDACGSKFGECWLKKQKDPMAPDRQEAGENTIWTSGLIFGKGEGIVKMETKYGVLRIKLLPECAPRSVMYILELLTMRHCVGCQFYRAEGRGQSWNSKGHHLKSASFGPPFALIQGSLEAEGVIFNKIPTEECPIIQRGSVAWIGSGPDFFISLANHEEWKKSYTVFGQVLPEDMEIAEKIATLPTIPDVWNNINVSVLEKPVSFSVRKFNKVSIKA